TCTCACCGCGGGACTGGTCGCGATCGTCCTCTTCACGTTTCCGGCGATCGTCGTCGCCGTCACGCTCGTTACGTCGCCCGGCCGGATCAGCGGACCCCTCGTCGCGGCGCTCTGTCTCTCGCTCGGCGGCGTGGCGCTGATCGTCGGTGCGGACCCCGCCGGCGCCGATCCGCGGGGCGTGATCATCGTGCTCTGCTCGGCCGTCTGCTACGCCGGCTACATGCTGGGCAGCGAGCGCGTCCTCGAGTCGGTCGATCCGCAGGCGCTGACGGCCCACGTGTTGCCGGCGTCGGGGCTCCTGTTTCTCGCGATCGGCGCGGCGCGGGGGACGTTCGCGGTGCCGGCGGCGACCGAGACGACCGCGTGGGTCGTGTTGGTCGCGCTCGGTCTGGTCTCGACGGCGATCCCGATCAGCCTGCTCTACGCCGGCCTGTCGAGGATCGGCGCGAGCAGGGCGAGCATCCTCAGCACGGTCGAACCGGCGGTCGCCGTCGTCCTCGGCGCCGCGGTGCTCGACGAACCGGTGACGGCGACGACGGTGCTGGGCGGCGTGCTGGTCGTCGGCGGCGTCGTCGTGATCCAGCGGCGGAGCTAACGGAACGGGCGGCGAGTCCGTCGATCACATGCGGTTGCTGCGATAGATCTCGGCCGTCTCGCGGTCGATCTCGTCGAACTCGATGATATCCTCCTCGGTCAGGTCTTCGGCGTCGTACGCCTCGAGGAAGGCGACGGCGTCGTCTCTGTCGGCGAACGACCGCGGGTTGATCTTCATCGGATCGTCGACCGCGGTCTCGTCGGTAATGAGCGCGAAGTGCGCCTCGGTCGCGTCGACGAGGTCGCCCGTTTCGTAGTCGGCAATCCAGGCGCCGGCGACGGGCGAGTCGGACGTCGTGATGACGAGATAGGCGAACAGACAGCCCGGCGTATCGAAGGCGGCCCCCGTCCCGTCCTCGTGGGCGACCTGTCCGTGCCAGTTGGGGTAGTCCGCCGGCGTCATATTGCAGATCGGGCAGTTCTGCTCGTCGGTGAACGCGACGGGTTCGTCGCCCGGATGTTCGAGGGTCGGATCGACCGTCCGCTCGTCGTCCTCCTCGTCGGCCTCACCCTCGTCCCCGCCCAGACAGCCGGCGCTCCCCGCGAGGAGGCCGGTCCCGAGGAAGCCGAGTAGCCGCCGTCGCTCGAGGGGCCGACCGTTCGGTCCGTTCATACACCGACTACCGCCGCGACGGCCAAAACGAGCGTGGTTCGATCGCCGAACTATCGAATCGGATCCGCGAAACCGGAGCGTCGATGCGGAGAGACCGGATTGCATCCACCTTACTCGAACCCGTGTCGTCTCTCACTCGAGGGAGATCGTCGTCGGTCTCTCACTCGAGGCGCGCCTTCGTCAATCGATGCCGTTCGCGGAACATGGCCTCGAAGCCGACCGTCGAGAACGGCGTGGCGACGTCGGTGAGACGGCCGACGCCGGCGACGTCGCTGCCCGGGAGTTCGTACGCGACGCGATCCCGGAGCACCGTCCGCTCGCCGTCGGCGAAAAACGAGTGGGTGTGCTCCCAGCGGTCGAACGGACCGCGGATCATCTCGTCGCGGAAGGAGGCGCTGCCGTCACTGCGCTCGCGATCCGTGATCAGCGACGTCCAGTGCTGGCGCGGCCCGACGCCGAGGGGCCGTATCGACAGCGCGAGTTCGGTCCCGGTCTCGAGTACGTCCGGATCGCGCTCGCCGTCGGGGCCGAGGACCGCCTCGACGCGCAGGTGCATCCAGTCGGGCGTCACCGCTTCGAGGCCCTCGACGCGCGAGTGAAACGCCCAGACGTCCGCGAGCGGCGCGTCGATCGTCGTCCGGCGTTCGTAGGTCGCCATCGCTCCCGACTACGCCGGCCGACGGGAAAACGGGACGGCCAAACGACCGTCCGGACGGACAGAACGTACCCCACCCACATCGTCCGCTCGGGCGTCGGAGGGGGACGCCGTTCGGACGGACTACTTCAGTCGTTCCTGGAGGAAAGAGGGATGTGCCGCCGTGACGCCGTCGATCTCGAGTAGCTGGTCGGAGATGATCTCGCCCAGCGCGTCGCCGTCCGCGGCCCGGACCTCGGCCATCAACATGTGGTCGCCGCTGGAGCTGTACAGCGCCTCGACCTCGTCTAAGTCCTTCAGCGCCTTCGTCGCCTCGACGTAGCGCTCGCTCGAGACGTCGATCCCCACCATCGCGATCGTCTTGCTCGAGAGCTTTTTCGGGTCGATGTCGGCCGAGTAGCCGACGATGACGCCTTCCTCCTCGAGCTGGTTGATGTACTTTCGAACGGTCGGTTTCGAGACGTCCGCCCGCTCGGCGATCTCGGCGTAGGACGCCTGGGCATCCTCCTCTAACACCTCGAGGATGCGATCTTCCGTAGCCTGTGTACTCATGATAGTCTCTTTTGCTCCGACGGAAAAATATCTTTTGTATACGAAAACGACCGG
This portion of the Haloterrigena gelatinilytica genome encodes:
- the lrpA1 gene encoding HTH-type transcriptional regulator LrpA1 — its product is MSTQATEDRILEVLEEDAQASYAEIAERADVSKPTVRKYINQLEEEGVIVGYSADIDPKKLSSKTIAMVGIDVSSERYVEATKALKDLDEVEALYSSSGDHMLMAEVRAADGDALGEIISDQLLEIDGVTAAHPSFLQERLK
- a CDS encoding SRPBCC family protein, with product MATYERRTTIDAPLADVWAFHSRVEGLEAVTPDWMHLRVEAVLGPDGERDPDVLETGTELALSIRPLGVGPRQHWTSLITDRERSDGSASFRDEMIRGPFDRWEHTHSFFADGERTVLRDRVAYELPGSDVAGVGRLTDVATPFSTVGFEAMFRERHRLTKARLE
- a CDS encoding nitrous oxide reductase accessory protein NosL, which translates into the protein MNGPNGRPLERRRLLGFLGTGLLAGSAGCLGGDEGEADEEDDERTVDPTLEHPGDEPVAFTDEQNCPICNMTPADYPNWHGQVAHEDGTGAAFDTPGCLFAYLVITTSDSPVAGAWIADYETGDLVDATEAHFALITDETAVDDPMKINPRSFADRDDAVAFLEAYDAEDLTEEDIIEFDEIDRETAEIYRSNRM
- a CDS encoding DMT family transporter; the encoded protein is MDERTVGICYVLASAVGFGTVGIFGTLGGDVGLSIPTILAFRFAIASAILWSLLAVQGRQNLLGGRLLGWAALLGIGGYGGMSGFYFWGLEHLTAGLVAIVLFTFPAIVVAVTLVTSPGRISGPLVAALCLSLGGVALIVGADPAGADPRGVIIVLCSAVCYAGYMLGSERVLESVDPQALTAHVLPASGLLFLAIGAARGTFAVPAATETTAWVVLVALGLVSTAIPISLLYAGLSRIGASRASILSTVEPAVAVVLGAAVLDEPVTATTVLGGVLVVGGVVVIQRRS